A genomic stretch from Rhineura floridana isolate rRhiFlo1 chromosome 18, rRhiFlo1.hap2, whole genome shotgun sequence includes:
- the PPCS gene encoding phosphopantothenate--cysteine ligase, whose amino-acid sequence MSGTAAAAAARAEQAPAESPAEAEAERRVRAFAESQRARGRRVALVTSGGTQVPLEARAVRFLENFSSGRRGAASAERLVSAGYGVCFLHRARSAFPWARSLPPHGPALLDVLRVHGDGNGALVSVGGDGALPGLVPALLAYRRAKEEGALLVLEFTSLAEYLALLRAAARALAPLGSSAMFYLAAAVSDFYIPPSEMPEHKIQSSDGPLQITMKMVPKMLSPLVKEWAPEAFVISFKLETDPSILIDKARQALEKYRHQVVVANVLDSRRTSVIVVTKDLENQLSLSDNEVAQGMEIEEKIVSHLESQHRAFMDK is encoded by the exons ATGAGCGgtactgccgccgccgccgccgccagggCCGAGCAGGCGCCGGCGGAGTCTCCCGCGGAGGCCGAGGCAGAGCGGCGCGTGCGGGCCTTTGCGGAGTCGCAGCGGGCGCGCGGCCGGCGCGTGGCGCTGGTGACGTCGGGCGGGACGCAGGTGCCGCTGGAGGCGCGGGCGGTGCGCTTCCTGGAGAACTTCAGCAGCGGGCGCCGCGGGGCGGCCTCGGCCGAGCGGCTGGTGAGCGCCGGGTACGGCGTCTGCTTCCTGCACCGCGCGCGCTCCGCTTTCCCGTGGGCGCGCTCcctgcccccccacggccccgCCCTCCTGGACGTACTGCGCGTGCACGGCGACGGGAACGGCGCGCTCGTCTCAGTCGGCGGGGACGGCGCGCTCCCGGGGCTCGTGCCCGCCCTGCTGGCCTACCGCCGGGCCAAAGAGGAGGGCGCGCTCCTGGTCCTTGAGTTCACCAGCCTTGCGGAGTATCTGGCGCTCCTGCGCGCCGCCGCCCGGGCCCTCGCCCCGCTCG GTTCCAGTGCCATGTTCTATTTGGCAGCTGCTGTGTCTGACTTCTACATCCCTCCTTCAGAAATGCCTGAACATAAAATCCAGTCTTCTGATGGACCCCTTCAG ATCACAATGAAGATGGTGCCGAAGATGCTGTCTCCTCTGGTTAAGGAATGGGCTCCCGAAGCATTTGTGATCTCATTCAAGTTGGAAACCGATCCTTCCATCCTGATTGACAAGGCGAGGCAGGCTTTGGAGAAATATCGCCACCAGGTGGTGGTTGCCAATGTGCTTGACTCCCGGAGAACCTCTGTGATTGTGGTCACCAAGGACTTGGAGAACCAGCTGTCGCTGTCTGACAACGAAGTAGCCCAAGGCATGGAAATTGAAGAGAAGATTGTGAGCCATCTTGAGTCTCAGCACAGGGCTTTTATGGATAAATGA